In Amycolatopsis endophytica, the following are encoded in one genomic region:
- a CDS encoding SIR2 family NAD-dependent protein deacylase — MTAPELDHARRLVDGASRIVALTGAGISTESGIPDFRGPQGVWTKNPAAEKLSHIDDYVASREVRELSWQARLDHPGWWAHPNSAHLALVELERQGRLEAILTQNIDGLHQKAGSGEHRVVELHGTMADTLCLSCDDRRDMQETLDRVRAGESDPECEICGGILKSATVSFGQMLDPVVIERAQAAAVSCDLMLALGSSLTVHPAAGLVEIAAGAGAPVIIANASETPYDDLATVVVRDPLGEVLPSLVSR; from the coding sequence ATGACTGCCCCGGAACTCGATCACGCGCGACGGCTCGTGGACGGCGCGTCCCGGATCGTCGCGCTCACCGGCGCCGGCATCTCCACCGAGTCGGGCATCCCGGACTTCCGGGGGCCGCAGGGGGTGTGGACGAAGAACCCGGCCGCGGAGAAGCTGTCGCACATCGACGACTACGTGGCCAGCCGCGAGGTGCGTGAACTGTCCTGGCAGGCGCGGCTGGACCACCCCGGGTGGTGGGCGCACCCGAACTCCGCGCACCTGGCGCTGGTCGAACTGGAGCGGCAGGGCAGGCTCGAAGCGATCCTCACGCAGAACATCGACGGACTGCACCAGAAGGCCGGCTCCGGCGAGCACCGGGTGGTGGAGCTGCACGGCACCATGGCCGACACGCTCTGCCTGTCCTGCGACGACCGGCGCGACATGCAGGAAACACTCGACCGGGTGCGGGCCGGTGAGTCCGATCCGGAATGCGAGATCTGCGGCGGGATCCTCAAGTCGGCCACCGTGTCGTTCGGGCAGATGCTCGACCCGGTGGTGATCGAGCGGGCCCAGGCGGCGGCCGTGTCCTGCGATCTGATGCTGGCGCTGGGCAGTTCCCTGACCGTGCACCCGGCCGCGGGGCTGGTGGAGATCGCGGCGGGCGCCGGAGCGCCGGTGATCATCGCCAACGCCTCCGAGACGCCCTACGACGACCTGGCCACGGTGGTGGTGCGCGATCCGCTGGGCGAGGTGCTGCCGTCGCTGGTCAGTCGCTGA